Below is a window of Yimella sp. cx-51 DNA.
CGGGGTGAGGTCGAGTTCGAGCTTGGCCAGTCGAGACGCGAGAGTTGCGGTTTCATCCTCGGTGAGGGATAGCGTGGCCGCCTTGTCGAGCAGCTTCTTGAGTGAGACGCCCTTCTCGCGGTTCAGGGGCGGGTCGGCGAAGTCGTGCTCCGTCACTCCGACTGCGTCGACGATGACGAATCGGGTCTTGCCCGACGCGTCCGGTGTGACCGATTGGAAGTCGGCCGGCGCGATGGTGCGGGCGCCGCGTCCCTTCATCTGCTCGAAGTACTGCGCCGACCGCACGTCACGCATGAAGAACACGCATTCCAGGGGCTTCACGTCGGTGCCGGTGGCGATCATGTCGACGGTGACGGCGATGCGCAGGCTCGGCGATGTGCGGAACGCCTGCAACTGGCCCTTGGGGTCTTTGGCGTTGTAGGTGATCTTGGCGGCGAAGTCGTTGCCCTTGCCGAAGACCTCGCGCACCGTGGTGACGATCTCCTCGGCGTGGGCGTCGTCCTTGGCGAAGATCAGAGTCTTCGTCACGGTCGACCGGCCGGGGAAGATTTCGGTGAAGAGCCGTTCGCTGAACGTCTCGAGCACCAGCCGGATCTGCGACTTGGCGGTCACCGCTCGGTCGAGTTGCTTGCTCGTGTATTCGAGGTCTTCCTCCAGCGCCTCGAGCCGTTGCTTGCGAGTGCGCCGATCGACCTTCGGCACGACGGTTGTTGCCTCGATCAGGCCGCCGCGCTCGGAGATCTCCGTACGGATCCGGTACACGTCGAAGTCGACGTTCACCCGGTCGGCGACCGACTGCGGGTAGGTGTACTCCGAGACCAGGTTCTGCCGGAAAAACGCGAACGTCTGTTTGCCCGGGGTCGCGGTCAGCCCGACGACGTGCGCGTCGAAGTACTCCAGCACGCCGCGCCATACGCCGTAGATCGACCGGTGCGCTTCGTCGACGACGACCAGGTCGAACGTCTCCGGCGGCAGTTGCGGGCTGTAGGCGACGGTGACGGGGGAGTCGGGGACGAAATCGTCCAGGCCAGGGTCGTCTTCGGCGGTCACCTCGTCGCCCTGTAGCGCCTTGTAGACGCGTTGGATGGTGGAGATCACGACGTTGCTGCTGGCGAGCATGCCGGCGCGGGTGAGCTTGTCGACGGCGTAGACGTCGGTGAAGCTGCGCCCGTCGCCTGGCATTCGGTAGTTGCTGAACTCGCCGGCTGTCTGGTCGGCGAGGTTGTTGCGGTCGACCAGGAACAGGATCCGCTTGAACCCGCCGTACTTCAACAGCCGGTAGGCGAGCGTGACCGCGGTGTACGTCTTGCCGGCGCCGGTCGCCATCTGCACCAGGGACCGGTCGAAGTGCTGCGCGGCCAGTGACTGCTCGACGCCGGTGATCGCGGTGATCTGCGCGGGTCGCAGCGCGGATGTGTCGAGCGCGGGCAGGTCACGCATTTTCGCACGCCACGTGGGCGCGTCCGGGTCGGCCTCGGCGTCGCGGACGATGCGCGCCAGGGTCTCCGGCTGCGGGAAGCCGAACAGTTGCCGAGCACGCGGGTCCGGGTCGTACCCGTTGGTGAAGTGTGTCTCGGTGCCGCTCGCCTCGAACACGAAGGGCAGCCGCCCGTCGCGCGTCAGGGCCTTGAGTCGCACGTCGGCCGGCAGACCCTCGGCGTACATCGCCGATTGCCACTCCACGCCGCTGAGCGTCGTGCCCTGCGGCTTCGCCTCGATAACTCCGACGACGCGCTGGTCGACGTACAGCAGGTAGTCCGCGCGACCGTGCCCGGTCTTCATCGTGACCTCGCGGCAAGCGACGCCCTGCGCGGCGAACAAGTTGAGCGCCTTCTTGTCCTGGACGACCCATCCCGCGTCGCCCAGCTGGCGATCGATCAACGTCCGCGCCCGTGCCTCGGCAGCGAGCCGAGCGTCGTCCCCTAGATGCGCTTTCATGGTGTTCGCCAGGGTACCGGCGGTTCACAGTGCGGGCCGGTAATGTCGCGCCATGGCTGGCTCTGGTAACACCCCGATTGCACTTCCTTCAGGCTTCTCGGCAGAGATCATTGCCTTGCTGGTCCTCGGAGGAACCCATCACGGACTCCACCGGAAAGGTATCGACCAAACCGACGCCGACGGCAGACCAGTGCAGGTTAAGTCGGCACACCGGAAGACGGTCGGTGGCGTCGACGTCCTTGAGATCAAGACGAGGTATCCGCTGGATTTACCTGAGGACGGATACACCGTGTTGGTGACTACGAGCCATTCGCCGAGCAACGCGGTTGTTGAGCCGTCCCACGTAGATGGTGGTGTCGTTGCCGGGACGATTCGTTTCGACATAGGGCCGATTCAGGCGTACCGGCTCGAGGCGGCAAACTACGGTGATTTCCAACCCGACAAGCCGGCGGAAAATACCGCGGCGGGCGCGGCCGCCGCGGCCTATCGCGAAGGCAAATCCACGTCAAGGCCGTCGTTCACCACGCGCGTGCCTGTGCTGAGCTGCACCGAACTCGACCTCGGCCGGATCCTGTAAACAAACAAACCGGCTCGGACCTAGCGTTTCCGCAGGTCAGAGCCGGTTTTCTTGCTGGTCGGGGTGACAGGATTTGAACCTGCGGCCTCTTCGTCCCGAACGAAGCGCGCTACCAAGCTGCGCCACACCCCGTGGCCTGCGTGCGTTCTCGCTTTTGGCGGTACCGCACGCAGCAAGTGAGCACTTTACCGGCAAGTTTCTCAATCTCCCAATCGGGCCCGAGTGGGAGATTGAGCGAGCGGGCTCGGGTGGCCGCGGCTGCTCGACCAAGCGCAGATTCG
It encodes the following:
- a CDS encoding type I restriction-modification enzyme R subunit C-terminal domain-containing protein — encoded protein: MKAHLGDDARLAAEARARTLIDRQLGDAGWVVQDKKALNLFAAQGVACREVTMKTGHGRADYLLYVDQRVVGVIEAKPQGTTLSGVEWQSAMYAEGLPADVRLKALTRDGRLPFVFEASGTETHFTNGYDPDPRARQLFGFPQPETLARIVRDAEADPDAPTWRAKMRDLPALDTSALRPAQITAITGVEQSLAAQHFDRSLVQMATGAGKTYTAVTLAYRLLKYGGFKRILFLVDRNNLADQTAGEFSNYRMPGDGRSFTDVYAVDKLTRAGMLASSNVVISTIQRVYKALQGDEVTAEDDPGLDDFVPDSPVTVAYSPQLPPETFDLVVVDEAHRSIYGVWRGVLEYFDAHVVGLTATPGKQTFAFFRQNLVSEYTYPQSVADRVNVDFDVYRIRTEISERGGLIEATTVVPKVDRRTRKQRLEALEEDLEYTSKQLDRAVTAKSQIRLVLETFSERLFTEIFPGRSTVTKTLIFAKDDAHAEEIVTTVREVFGKGNDFAAKITYNAKDPKGQLQAFRTSPSLRIAVTVDMIATGTDVKPLECVFFMRDVRSAQYFEQMKGRGARTIAPADFQSVTPDASGKTRFVIVDAVGVTEHDFADPPLNREKGVSLKKLLDKAATLSLTEDETATLASRLAKLELDLTPAEREELDDVAGVPVRDIVRGLVDAVDPDTQAEAAAGQSDPESAIQRLLDDATRPLAANPELRGRILELRATHDRVIDEVNADTLLSAGGVVDTNRARSVVESWQAYLEQHRDEITAIQLLGEARERRIDFADIQELADRISRPPHNWTTDFIWAAYETIDVGRVRHSDRHTLTDLVSLLRYTVGVDDELVPYADRVRERYAAWLAQQHQSGVNFTETQRWWLDRMVEVIANSAGITAEDLDEAPFTERGGVDGALRDLGDEAADLLENLNAELTA